In the genome of Croceimicrobium hydrocarbonivorans, one region contains:
- a CDS encoding LytTR family transcriptional regulator, translating into MKRILGAVLGLLVTYGAYAQGEKEKWVEASLQDIRNPKVLDSIAQGLLQYTDDSVALGRAYFLKGLAGTFSANPTEAAKNFKKSLSHLKEGEHYDDRFNYEVVLKNLGISYYRIRQFESGDSSFHILRRLAMEDQDSLQYAVAIKNMANALMMRESYDSAVVLMKETALIQQRIDYQGIALTYLSLGSLYGRIHQEEEALRWFQKALKNSNKVPDRNIEARSYNNIAVAHRALGNFDSAIYYLHKALTIHQEMGSLFDQVEVLANLSRNYSKLAAWDTAQVYLDSAYSLMPPRGRGRGRTLENLWMLSLSMANNKGDYEAGAPYFDSIRQSPNQNYFLNDPEYLEAFAHHFELKGEADSALKYLRLSKQKQAELGQKRDAAKIKQASNEIEMAALRGQQEEKVRSYKMALMVVLVFLALGSLIFWLSRKKAKRITSEREAEEAEAARLSAEALSNITKLESAKFSLIDEHQAPEPELPSQLRLKSKAVINIEDLIYLESDGHYVNLFLKNRKNPEVERSTLKAMEEQLSGHDFIRIHRSYLVQASFLKAVYATKVLLEDGKELPVSRTYKEDLKKRFEGEA; encoded by the coding sequence ATGAAGAGAATATTGGGGGCAGTATTGGGGCTTCTCGTGACTTATGGTGCTTATGCTCAGGGAGAAAAGGAGAAATGGGTAGAAGCATCTTTACAGGATATTCGAAATCCTAAGGTTCTGGATTCAATCGCTCAGGGCCTATTGCAATACACGGATGATTCAGTTGCCTTGGGGCGGGCTTATTTCTTAAAAGGCCTGGCCGGAACATTTTCAGCCAATCCTACCGAAGCCGCCAAAAATTTTAAAAAATCACTCAGTCATTTAAAAGAGGGCGAACACTACGATGATCGCTTTAATTATGAGGTTGTACTCAAGAATTTGGGAATATCCTATTATCGGATTCGCCAATTTGAAAGTGGTGATTCCAGTTTTCATATTCTACGCCGCTTGGCGATGGAGGACCAAGATAGCCTGCAGTATGCGGTGGCCATTAAAAATATGGCGAATGCGCTAATGATGCGCGAGTCCTATGATTCCGCTGTAGTGCTGATGAAGGAGACCGCCTTGATCCAGCAAAGGATCGATTATCAGGGTATTGCTCTTACTTATCTTAGTTTGGGTTCATTATATGGTAGGATTCATCAGGAAGAAGAAGCATTGCGCTGGTTTCAAAAGGCGCTAAAAAACAGCAATAAAGTTCCGGATCGCAATATCGAAGCTCGCTCCTATAATAATATCGCGGTAGCTCATCGGGCCTTGGGCAATTTTGATTCAGCCATTTATTATTTACATAAGGCCTTGACCATTCATCAGGAAATGGGTTCATTATTCGATCAGGTGGAGGTTTTGGCAAATCTGTCTCGGAACTACAGCAAACTGGCAGCATGGGATACGGCACAGGTTTATTTAGATAGTGCCTATAGCTTAATGCCGCCACGAGGGAGAGGCCGCGGTCGGACTTTGGAAAATTTATGGATGCTTAGTTTAAGCATGGCCAATAATAAAGGTGATTATGAGGCTGGTGCCCCTTATTTCGATTCCATTCGGCAAAGTCCCAATCAAAACTACTTTTTAAATGATCCTGAATATTTGGAAGCCTTTGCCCATCATTTTGAGTTGAAAGGCGAGGCCGATTCGGCATTGAAGTATTTGCGTTTAAGTAAACAGAAACAGGCTGAGCTGGGCCAAAAGCGAGATGCCGCTAAAATAAAACAGGCAAGTAATGAAATTGAGATGGCTGCTTTAAGAGGGCAGCAAGAGGAAAAGGTACGTTCCTATAAAATGGCCCTGATGGTTGTTTTAGTTTTCCTGGCCTTAGGGAGTCTTATCTTTTGGCTCAGTCGTAAAAAGGCCAAAAGAATTACTTCGGAGCGAGAAGCGGAAGAGGCCGAAGCAGCGCGCTTAAGTGCCGAAGCTCTTAGCAATATCACGAAGCTTGAAAGCGCAAAATTTAGTTTAATTGACGAACATCAGGCCCCCGAGCCGGAATTGCCCAGTCAATTGCGATTGAAATCAAAAGCGGTAATCAATATTGAGGATTTGATCTACCTCGAGTCGGATGGGCACTATGTGAACTTGTTTTTAAAGAATCGTAAAAACCCGGAAGTGGAGCGCAGTACCCTTAAAGCAATGGAAGAGCAATTGAGTGGCCATGACTTTATTCGTATCCATCGGAGTTATTTAGTGCAAGCTTCTTTCTTGAAAGCAGTTTATGCCACCAAGGTTCTCCTCGAGGATGGAAAGGAACTGCCTGTCTCCAGAACTTATAAGGAGGACCTTAAAAAGCGATTTGAGGGAGAGGCTTAA
- the mfd gene encoding transcription-repair coupling factor → MAYKASNFLERYSDDQRIKLILDQWSKADPQKLEIRGISGSLGAIALAQSFQQSEIPHLIILNDKEQAAYFLNDLEGLIGEKDVLFYPASYRRPYDTEETDNANVLLRAEVLNRLNSRKKPAILVSYADALFEKVVTRKSLSAHTFSIRTGDELSIDFLNETLFEYQFERVDFVIEPGQFSVRGGIVDVYSFSHDQPFRIEFFDDEIESIRTFDIESQLSIDQVKRIQLVPNVENKVLMESRESFLEYIGPKTIVWTQNSNLIGSKLQDLYEKALELFREINSDISRSEPAELYINKELFHQHLKNFHQLEWQADAGFEANLKIEFNSKPQPSFNKKFELLVDDLRKHSEEDYDNFLLCLNQTQVERFDAIFEDIGKEVKFQPIVHTLHEGFIDQEAKTLVYTDHQIFERYQKFRLRTGYEKRQAVSLKELTALQVGDYITHIDHGIGEFGGLQKIEVNGKHQEAIKLIYSGGDVLYVSIHSLHKISRYNGKEGTVPSVHKLGSGVWQKTKSKAKTRVKKVAFDLIKLYAKRKATHGFQFSPDNYLQHELEASFIYEDTPDQESATQAIKQDMEAQTPMDRLICGDVGFGKTELAVRAAFKAVCDSKQVAVLVPTTILAFQHHKTFSKRLADFPCRVEYINRFRSRKEQTEILKDLEDGKVDIIIGTHRLVGKDIKFKDLGLLVIDEEQKFGVSVKDKLKNLKVNVDTLTLTATPIPRTLQFSLMQARDLSVMTTPPPNRHPIETQLIPFNEEIIRDSLRYELSRGGQVFFIHNRVENIKEVAGMLQRLIPDAKMGIGHGQMEGKKLEQLMLQFIDGEFDILVATSIIENGLDVPNANTIIINNAQNIGLSDLHQMRGRVGRSNKKAFCKLITPPLSAMSDEARKRMQAIEKFSDLGSGFHIAMRDLEIRGAGDLLGAEQSGFINDIGFDTFQKILAEAIEELKETEFKDLYAEELKNKESISDTLLDTDLEILIPDQYVNKVDERLKLYQELDQLRTEAEIETYARDLADRFGPIPREVDELFDSIRLRRLGQKIGFEKVVLKQERLLCYFTSDQESPYFQSDRFQKVLLYLKSAPQAQLKERNAKLYLSFQDVLSVHDAFEVLKPIL, encoded by the coding sequence ATGGCCTACAAGGCAAGTAATTTTCTGGAGCGCTATTCGGATGATCAGCGCATTAAACTCATTCTTGATCAGTGGTCTAAAGCAGATCCTCAAAAGCTTGAAATTAGAGGTATCTCAGGATCGCTTGGCGCCATTGCCCTGGCCCAAAGCTTTCAACAAAGTGAAATACCGCATCTGATAATCCTAAATGATAAGGAGCAAGCGGCCTATTTTCTCAATGATTTGGAAGGTTTGATTGGTGAGAAAGATGTGCTTTTCTATCCCGCTTCCTATCGTCGACCTTATGACACCGAAGAAACAGACAATGCCAATGTCCTTTTACGAGCAGAGGTATTAAACCGCTTGAACAGCCGGAAGAAACCCGCCATTCTGGTTAGCTATGCCGATGCGCTTTTCGAAAAGGTAGTGACGCGCAAAAGCCTTAGTGCCCACACCTTTAGCATTAGAACCGGCGATGAGCTTAGCATTGATTTCCTGAATGAAACCCTCTTCGAATATCAATTTGAAAGAGTGGACTTCGTAATTGAGCCTGGACAGTTTTCCGTTCGAGGTGGTATAGTGGATGTGTATTCCTTCTCCCATGATCAGCCTTTCCGGATTGAGTTTTTCGATGATGAAATTGAAAGCATTCGAACCTTCGATATCGAAAGCCAACTGAGTATTGATCAGGTGAAGCGTATTCAATTAGTACCGAATGTAGAAAACAAGGTACTGATGGAAAGTCGGGAAAGTTTTCTGGAGTACATAGGTCCCAAAACCATCGTTTGGACCCAAAATTCAAATCTGATTGGGAGCAAACTTCAAGATCTTTATGAAAAGGCCCTGGAACTTTTTCGGGAGATCAACTCCGATATCAGTCGCAGTGAACCGGCGGAACTCTATATAAACAAGGAATTATTTCATCAGCACTTAAAGAACTTCCATCAACTGGAGTGGCAGGCGGATGCTGGCTTTGAGGCCAATTTAAAAATCGAATTCAACTCTAAACCTCAACCCAGCTTCAATAAGAAGTTTGAGCTCCTCGTAGATGATCTGCGCAAGCATAGCGAAGAAGATTATGACAATTTCCTGCTTTGCCTCAATCAAACCCAGGTAGAACGTTTCGATGCCATTTTCGAAGACATTGGCAAGGAGGTTAAGTTTCAACCTATTGTACACACTCTGCATGAGGGCTTTATTGACCAGGAAGCCAAAACCCTGGTTTATACCGACCATCAAATTTTCGAGCGTTATCAGAAATTCCGTTTAAGAACCGGCTACGAAAAGCGTCAGGCGGTAAGCCTTAAGGAGCTCACCGCTTTGCAGGTTGGGGATTATATCACCCACATTGACCATGGTATTGGGGAGTTCGGTGGACTGCAAAAAATTGAGGTCAACGGCAAGCATCAAGAAGCAATTAAACTGATTTACAGCGGAGGCGATGTGCTCTATGTGAGCATTCACTCTTTGCATAAGATCAGCCGCTATAATGGCAAAGAAGGCACGGTGCCCTCGGTGCATAAACTGGGATCAGGAGTTTGGCAAAAAACTAAGTCCAAGGCTAAGACTCGCGTTAAAAAGGTGGCCTTCGACCTTATAAAGCTTTATGCTAAACGTAAGGCTACGCATGGTTTTCAGTTTTCACCAGACAATTATTTACAGCACGAATTAGAGGCTTCCTTTATTTATGAGGATACGCCCGATCAAGAATCGGCTACTCAGGCCATTAAGCAGGACATGGAAGCGCAAACCCCAATGGACCGTCTTATTTGTGGAGATGTTGGCTTCGGAAAAACAGAATTGGCGGTACGAGCAGCCTTTAAGGCGGTATGCGATAGCAAGCAAGTGGCGGTTTTGGTGCCTACAACTATTCTCGCCTTTCAACATCATAAAACCTTTAGCAAACGATTGGCCGATTTCCCATGCCGAGTTGAGTATATAAACAGATTTCGCAGTAGGAAAGAGCAAACCGAAATCCTGAAAGATTTAGAAGATGGCAAGGTTGATATCATTATTGGCACCCATCGCCTGGTGGGTAAGGACATCAAGTTTAAAGACTTAGGACTGCTGGTTATTGATGAGGAGCAAAAATTTGGCGTAAGCGTTAAGGACAAGCTCAAGAACCTAAAGGTGAATGTGGATACCCTTACCCTAACGGCCACACCCATTCCGCGAACCTTGCAGTTTTCACTGATGCAGGCGCGAGACCTGAGTGTAATGACTACTCCGCCACCCAACCGCCACCCCATTGAAACCCAATTGATTCCCTTTAATGAGGAAATCATCCGCGACAGCTTGCGCTATGAATTAAGCAGAGGTGGACAGGTTTTCTTCATCCACAACCGAGTGGAGAATATTAAAGAAGTGGCGGGTATGCTGCAAAGGCTAATACCAGATGCGAAAATGGGTATTGGTCATGGCCAGATGGAAGGCAAAAAATTAGAGCAGTTAATGTTGCAATTTATTGATGGTGAATTCGATATTCTGGTGGCTACCTCAATTATTGAAAATGGTTTGGATGTACCTAATGCGAATACCATCATCATTAATAATGCACAAAATATAGGCCTGAGCGATCTGCATCAAATGCGAGGTCGCGTGGGTCGAAGCAATAAAAAGGCCTTCTGTAAATTAATTACTCCTCCCCTTTCGGCGATGAGCGATGAAGCCCGCAAAAGAATGCAGGCCATCGAAAAATTCAGTGATTTGGGAAGCGGCTTCCATATTGCCATGCGCGATTTAGAAATCCGGGGAGCCGGGGATTTATTGGGTGCTGAACAAAGTGGCTTTATCAATGATATTGGCTTTGATACCTTCCAAAAAATCCTTGCTGAAGCAATAGAAGAACTCAAGGAAACTGAGTTTAAAGATCTCTATGCCGAAGAATTAAAGAACAAGGAAAGCATCAGCGATACCCTATTGGATACTGACCTGGAGATATTGATCCCCGATCAATATGTGAATAAGGTAGATGAGCGCTTGAAGCTTTATCAGGAATTGGATCAATTGCGCACGGAAGCCGAAATTGAAACCTATGCCCGCGATTTAGCCGATCGCTTTGGACCTATCCCTCGGGAGGTGGACGAGCTTTTCGACTCAATTCGCTTACGTCGACTTGGACAGAAAATCGGATTTGAGAAAGTGGTTCTGAAGCAAGAACGCTTGCTTTGTTATTTCACCTCGGATCAGGAATCACCCTACTTCCAATCGGATCGCTTCCAAAAAGTACTCTTGTATTTGAAGTCGGCTCCGCAAGCTCAGCTTAAAGAACGCAATGCTAAATTGTATTTGAGCTTCCAGGATGTGCTCAGTGTTCACGATGCTTTTGAAGTACTCAAACCCATCCTGTAG
- a CDS encoding helix-turn-helix domain-containing protein: protein MQDYRKKAETICENIRKIRELKGWTRDHLAAELNLSPSGYGKIERGEVELTLSKLYQISIVLETEVDQILNLNPDQILNSKEESPKEEVVHHLKPSLNQDTLLVKYVLLLEEKVQKMEASFGLGRHAI, encoded by the coding sequence ATGCAAGATTATCGGAAGAAAGCGGAGACTATTTGCGAGAACATTCGTAAAATCCGTGAATTAAAGGGTTGGACCCGGGATCACCTGGCCGCCGAATTAAATCTATCCCCCAGCGGTTATGGAAAAATCGAACGCGGGGAAGTGGAGCTCACATTGAGCAAGCTTTATCAAATCAGTATTGTTTTAGAAACCGAAGTGGATCAGATTTTAAATTTGAATCCGGATCAGATTTTGAATTCCAAGGAAGAAAGCCCAAAAGAGGAAGTGGTTCATCATTTAAAACCCTCTTTAAATCAGGATACCCTATTGGTTAAATATGTACTTCTATTAGAGGAAAAAGTCCAAAAAATGGAAGCCAGCTTTGGCTTAGGCCGTCACGCCATTTAA
- a CDS encoding T9SS type A sorting domain-containing protein gives MTKVFTPMLLSFLLTVSLSAQYVGGYGGGGASGSYLNYYFDGTSWSPENPDGINNGVKSINTLYLETGSVILAGPLAASQVEIRPGAALEILIGLSVSDSLILYANSTDYAMYKGPAMKVKIQQYLSGIGWHSMAMPVDANLDQFGKVNTAVASGVENIYSWDETNGVFVAEASGTDGSSSANQAGQGYVVYVGPYGVADNNSVLSMYGTMYSFVNPTLSNAGTSGDSDKDGWNLIANPFTCALDYTQLTKTDVLNSFSIYDAEAGLYHDWSGLADDISSSLIAPMQSFWVKASGASPSLGSLVLNSSHTTISEAPTFYKQQNVPADRFWLSLYEDQLPENRDEILIGLIPGTQDQLDTLWDAPFFPNSSPKPNLMTYFNAEALSHNAIDFSPADSRTKVIPLKIESDQIGKNFKIQLEDSLLSNSYHIVLEDRQLAVLHDLNNGAYSFILEAGNEERFQILLSSASLSVKEQLGSDDGLSYLVKDGFLELQTKSQKDLSGKIFDLNGMPVLDFEYPAFADRSQVDLRGLSSGIYLMQVGNHSTEKILIP, from the coding sequence ATGACTAAAGTATTTACCCCTATGCTCCTAAGCTTCTTGCTAACTGTTTCTCTTTCGGCACAATATGTCGGTGGATATGGTGGTGGTGGCGCCAGCGGATCTTATTTGAATTACTATTTCGATGGAACTAGCTGGAGCCCCGAAAATCCGGATGGTATTAATAATGGTGTAAAGTCCATCAATACCCTATATCTGGAAACAGGATCCGTAATCCTTGCGGGTCCCCTTGCTGCCTCTCAAGTGGAAATAAGACCCGGGGCAGCCTTGGAAATATTAATTGGATTAAGCGTCTCGGATTCTTTGATTCTTTACGCTAATAGCACCGACTATGCCATGTACAAAGGACCAGCAATGAAAGTCAAAATTCAACAGTATTTGAGTGGTATTGGCTGGCATAGTATGGCCATGCCCGTAGATGCCAATCTTGATCAATTCGGGAAGGTAAATACGGCTGTGGCATCCGGAGTAGAGAATATCTATTCTTGGGATGAAACCAATGGAGTTTTTGTCGCAGAAGCCAGTGGCACTGATGGATCCAGTTCAGCTAATCAGGCCGGACAAGGTTATGTAGTTTACGTAGGTCCTTATGGAGTGGCGGATAACAATTCGGTTTTAAGTATGTATGGGACCATGTATAGCTTTGTGAATCCAACTTTAAGCAATGCAGGAACCAGCGGGGATAGTGATAAAGATGGCTGGAACCTAATAGCCAATCCTTTCACTTGTGCCTTGGATTATACTCAGCTTACGAAAACTGATGTGCTTAATTCTTTCAGTATTTATGATGCAGAAGCCGGACTCTATCACGATTGGTCGGGCCTTGCTGATGATATTAGCTCTTCATTAATTGCTCCCATGCAATCCTTTTGGGTGAAAGCTTCTGGTGCTTCTCCAAGTTTAGGATCCTTGGTTTTAAATAGCTCTCATACCACCATAAGCGAGGCGCCCACTTTTTACAAGCAACAGAATGTCCCTGCAGATCGCTTTTGGCTTTCGCTGTATGAAGATCAATTGCCGGAAAATCGAGATGAGATTTTAATCGGTTTAATACCGGGCACTCAGGATCAATTGGATACACTTTGGGATGCGCCCTTCTTTCCAAACTCTAGCCCCAAACCCAATTTAATGACCTATTTCAATGCGGAGGCTTTGAGTCATAATGCGATTGATTTTTCACCAGCGGACAGCAGAACGAAGGTCATTCCCCTAAAAATAGAATCCGATCAAATTGGTAAAAACTTTAAAATTCAATTAGAAGACAGCCTGCTCTCCAATAGCTATCATATTGTTCTGGAAGATCGTCAATTGGCGGTGCTGCATGATTTGAATAATGGGGCTTATAGCTTTATTCTGGAAGCAGGAAATGAAGAGCGTTTTCAAATTTTGCTGTCCTCAGCCAGCTTAAGTGTTAAAGAGCAGCTCGGAAGTGATGACGGACTGAGCTATTTGGTGAAAGATGGATTTTTAGAACTTCAGACAAAGAGCCAAAAGGACTTAAGCGGAAAGATCTTCGATTTAAACGGAATGCCAGTTTTAGATTTTGAATATCCAGCTTTTGCAGATCGGTCTCAAGTGGATTTAAGAGGCTTAAGTTCCGGGATTTATCTAATGCAAGTGGGAAATCATTCGACCGAGAAAATATTGATACCCTAA
- a CDS encoding SUMF1/EgtB/PvdO family nonheme iron enzyme encodes MNTTPNLKSPLSIAFRVFSIALLLMLNFSLLANNLSISAVRIASKDPVNDYAMVEFDISWENSWRLSSSPSNWDAAWIFIKYRVNRGDWAHASLNTSGGNHSIPSGASMDLPADGKGIFLYRNANGTGTFTVNNVQLRWEYGTDGLGDSDTIDIKVFGIEMVYVSSGSYYLSAGGSGVSNEFFSGGIAGSSFQVNIEAAITVSNTSGNLYYAADNANGGDRLGPIPAAFPKGYQAFYCMKYELTQEQWIDFFNTLTSTQKPARDITAGTYEVTGKASDALLKGNNINWPGTGDAYLNGGTYAAVACGFLSWMDVCAYADWAALRPMTDLEYEKACRGPNSATIYEYAWGTNLAATSVYGVINQGNSGEAINLNFATGSTTGNVAYRSTTNGSFPFRVGIFATHPSSNGRVNAGASYWGIMELSGSMWERIVSMGNSTGRAFTGLHGDGVLSTAGHANVSYWPGLASGEVTTAVGAGFRGGAFNAAALSLLCVADRNYAALVNDRRGADYGFRVVRTAP; translated from the coding sequence ATGAATACTACCCCCAATCTTAAATCGCCGCTAAGCATTGCTTTCAGAGTTTTTAGTATTGCTCTTCTTTTAATGCTCAACTTCAGCCTCCTGGCCAATAATCTAAGCATAAGTGCGGTGCGAATTGCATCCAAAGATCCAGTGAATGATTATGCCATGGTCGAATTCGACATTAGCTGGGAGAACTCCTGGCGTTTAAGCAGTAGTCCATCCAACTGGGATGCGGCCTGGATATTTATTAAGTACCGGGTCAACCGAGGCGACTGGGCCCACGCAAGTTTGAATACTAGCGGCGGAAATCATAGCATTCCAAGTGGGGCAAGTATGGATTTGCCGGCTGATGGCAAGGGGATTTTTCTGTATCGAAATGCAAATGGTACCGGTACCTTTACCGTGAATAATGTTCAATTGCGTTGGGAATACGGTACTGATGGGCTTGGCGATTCCGATACCATCGATATTAAAGTTTTCGGTATCGAAATGGTCTATGTCTCTAGCGGCTCCTATTACTTAAGTGCAGGAGGCAGTGGGGTTTCCAATGAGTTTTTCTCAGGAGGGATAGCGGGCTCTTCCTTTCAAGTAAATATTGAAGCAGCCATTACCGTTTCCAATACTTCCGGAAATCTTTATTATGCCGCAGATAATGCGAATGGCGGAGATCGATTGGGCCCCATTCCAGCGGCCTTCCCCAAGGGTTATCAGGCATTTTATTGCATGAAATACGAGCTCACCCAAGAACAATGGATCGATTTCTTTAATACGCTAACCAGCACTCAGAAACCAGCACGAGATATTACTGCAGGCACCTATGAAGTAACCGGCAAGGCTTCAGATGCTCTCTTAAAGGGCAATAATATCAATTGGCCCGGTACTGGAGATGCTTACTTAAATGGGGGAACATATGCTGCTGTTGCCTGTGGCTTTCTGAGTTGGATGGATGTTTGTGCCTATGCAGATTGGGCTGCCTTACGACCGATGACCGATTTGGAATATGAAAAGGCTTGCCGAGGACCTAATAGTGCAACCATCTATGAATACGCATGGGGAACCAACTTGGCGGCAACATCGGTGTACGGCGTAATTAATCAAGGAAATAGTGGTGAGGCGATAAATTTGAATTTCGCCACAGGCTCGACTACGGGCAATGTAGCTTACCGCAGCACTACCAATGGTTCTTTTCCCTTCCGAGTAGGCATATTCGCTACTCACCCCAGTAGCAATGGTCGGGTTAATGCCGGAGCCAGTTATTGGGGCATTATGGAATTGAGTGGCAGCATGTGGGAGCGCATTGTTAGTATGGGCAACAGTACAGGAAGGGCCTTTACTGGTTTACATGGAGATGGTGTATTAAGCACCGCAGGCCATGCCAATGTTAGCTATTGGCCGGGATTAGCGTCTGGTGAAGTTACAACTGCGGTGGGGGCCGGCTTTCGCGGAGGCGCCTTTAATGCTGCTGCTTTGTCTTTGCTCTGTGTAGCCGATCGAAATTATGCAGCGCTGGTCAACGATCGTCGCGGCGCAGACTATGGATTTAGAGTAGTAAGAACCGCTCCCTAA
- a CDS encoding YdeI/OmpD-associated family protein: MNFEAYIKNTGGIPFVICDYDAALKFIEQHSKRVLIYGPDQKAIHRALQLRKDGYALIALSKAILKSWKLEVGDLVQIKVEPDTSEFGMSFPEEFKIVLEQDPEAAEVFERLKPGRQRGVLHYVSQPKGEESRIKRALEMAEKMRTGTLHGGID, from the coding sequence ATGAATTTTGAAGCCTATATCAAGAATACTGGAGGCATTCCTTTTGTGATATGTGATTATGATGCTGCACTCAAATTTATTGAGCAGCATTCCAAGCGAGTATTGATCTATGGTCCGGATCAAAAGGCCATACATCGGGCCTTGCAGCTGCGCAAAGATGGCTATGCATTGATTGCCTTAAGCAAGGCCATTTTAAAAAGCTGGAAATTGGAAGTGGGTGATCTGGTACAAATTAAGGTGGAGCCCGACACTTCTGAATTCGGCATGAGTTTCCCAGAGGAGTTCAAAATTGTTTTAGAGCAAGATCCGGAAGCGGCAGAGGTTTTTGAGAGACTAAAACCCGGTCGGCAAAGAGGGGTATTGCATTATGTAAGTCAGCCAAAAGGCGAAGAATCCCGCATTAAGCGTGCCCTTGAAATGGCAGAGAAAATGCGCACGGGTACTTTGCATGGAGGAATAGACTAG
- a CDS encoding NADAR family protein yields the protein MITHYSKEWLVSSIENGTLFKYLYFWGHTSRAGETVGSFCFSQWFESPFSINGYSYKTSENWMMAQKARLFDNHEIAERIIASKKPAEAKDLGRQVLNFDQDIWLQKRFEIVRLGNIHKFNQNPDLMDFLLNTHNRVLVEASPLDSIWGIGMAKDHPEIQNVKAWPGLNLLGFALMEARDFLAEFGHFTALEKDLVAAWDRSANEKEQKDFATEYKALSEREQQVYKLYNPEPLGWEGFYQKL from the coding sequence ATGATAACACATTATTCAAAAGAATGGCTTGTCTCGAGCATCGAGAATGGGACCCTATTTAAATACCTCTATTTCTGGGGACATACTTCTAGGGCAGGCGAAACAGTAGGGAGCTTTTGCTTTAGTCAGTGGTTTGAGAGCCCTTTTAGCATTAATGGATACAGCTATAAAACTTCTGAGAATTGGATGATGGCACAAAAGGCCCGCTTATTCGATAATCATGAAATAGCTGAAAGGATTATAGCCAGTAAAAAGCCTGCTGAAGCCAAGGATTTGGGTCGCCAGGTTTTAAACTTTGATCAGGATATTTGGCTTCAAAAGCGATTTGAGATTGTTCGCTTAGGGAATATTCACAAGTTTAATCAGAATCCTGATTTAATGGATTTTTTACTGAATACCCATAATCGTGTTTTAGTGGAGGCCAGTCCGCTAGATAGTATTTGGGGTATTGGTATGGCAAAAGATCATCCCGAAATTCAGAATGTTAAGGCATGGCCTGGATTAAACTTACTTGGTTTTGCCCTTATGGAAGCTCGGGATTTTCTGGCTGAATTTGGACATTTTACCGCATTGGAAAAGGACTTAGTCGCGGCTTGGGATAGGTCAGCCAATGAAAAAGAACAGAAAGACTTTGCCACAGAATATAAAGCTTTAAGTGAACGAGAACAGCAGGTATACAAACTTTATAATCCTGAGCCTTTGGGATGGGAGGGTTTTTACCAGAAGCTTTAG
- a CDS encoding DUF1428 domain-containing protein — MSSYIDAFLFPIAEEHLQEYQKVAEAVAAIWMEYGVQAYYEFVGDDLSLPGTKSFVEAAGLKENELVIFGWALFPSKDIREDANKKVPQDPRMSKLVGPLMQPESKVFDAGRMLFGGFKFLTGLTE; from the coding sequence ATGAGTAGCTATATCGATGCTTTTCTATTTCCTATAGCAGAGGAACATCTTCAGGAATACCAAAAGGTCGCTGAGGCGGTAGCAGCGATTTGGATGGAATACGGGGTGCAAGCTTACTACGAATTTGTAGGTGATGATCTAAGTCTGCCCGGTACAAAATCCTTTGTGGAGGCAGCGGGTCTTAAGGAGAATGAGCTAGTAATATTTGGTTGGGCTCTTTTCCCTTCCAAGGATATTCGGGAAGATGCGAATAAGAAAGTGCCGCAAGATCCACGCATGTCCAAATTAGTAGGTCCATTAATGCAGCCTGAGTCTAAGGTTTTTGATGCCGGCAGGATGCTGTTTGGAGGCTTTAAATTTTTAACTGGTTTAACTGAATAG